AAAGAGCCAGGTcgtaagtttgctcttaaaaacatccagcgagggaTTTCTGGGGGCAGAcggttccagaggcaaggggccgagaaggccccgtttcttgttctttccctctgggcctccctcagcgtttggcccctcagccacccctctTGGCTAGAGTGaatgatttgggtagatctagatgggaggcggcgttccaccagatatcaaTGTCCTAAACCCTTTAGGAAACCAGGCGGCCAACCCACCCCTTCAAACTCAGTCCCCTCCCACAACACACCCGGAAGTGCACGCGGCCAGCTCTGCCCCGTCAGCCTGAGGCTCCAGGTGGGTCTCTCCATGCCCAGAAGAACAGAGAAGTCTCCTTCACCACGACTAGCATCCTCCTCAGCCGAAGGCATGATGCTGCcacatggccgggggggggggggagttgtgcaCACCCCACCCTAAAGGCAAGGAAGCAAATCAAAGTGTGTTGCTTTATACCTCTCCATAGTGTTCAAATCACTATTTGGCAGTTTTCAGAAGTTAAaggtgcaggctacacattgccctgccCGTCccccccctgcaagctgggtactcaatttaccggcctcggaaggatggaaggctgagcccacctggagctggctacctgagattaAGCCcgggtggtgagcagagtcttggcggcagggctgcagtttaaccgctaCGACAGAACCCATAGGAAGCCCTTCAtcccaccacacacaccccaatgtgCGAAGTCAGGCCAGTCCCAGCATGCACTGCAGCAATCCCCAACAGCGCCTGAACAGCCCCCACTCCCTGGCTATTCCCAGAACGTGACTTCAcacaagaaggaaagagggagaggctGAATCTCCCTTCATTGGTCTTCAGCCAGGGCCTTGAGGGCAGCTGCCACGTCAGCCACGGCTCTCTCATTCATCTTGCATGGGTAGAAGCCGTCCTTAAGGGTGAAGCGGGTGTGCACGGTCCGCACCACGGCTGGATGGGGCACCCGGTGCTGAGCGTCCACAAAGGGCCCTGGGTTGTCCTTTGGGATAAAGTGCATCACCACCAGGAGGATCTTCTGCTTGcctggaagaggaaggagaggaacagCCGTCAGACCAAGCCTTGGAggagggcagaggaaaaaaaaagggatgaaGGACAATCAACCCCATTGAGTACCTCAGTTCCCTGATGAGAAGGGGAAATATTTACAGGGAAtttgtttctatatttattttatcctgcctttctccttagaaagaatCTAAGGCAACTCAcataatttaaaagacaatatctaaaagctaaaaacagtaagtatacaaatatctaaaaagaattaagcaagtattatattaaacatgataaaattaatactaaaacacatttaaactaACAGAGCATAACAGGACATTAAAAAACCCCTCTGAGACCATGAGTCttttaaggaaaagcctgcttgaagagaaagatcttcgcctgcctgcagaaggacagtcaTGACGGGGCCAGACTgggctccagtgggagggagttccactgtCTCTGGGAGCAGGAAAACAGCAGGCCCTCTCTTGGGTctccaccaagcgcacctgtgaaggatggagaggaaggcctctcctgatgatcttaacacctgagcaggctcatcatgggagacacggtccttgaAACAGCCATTTGGGGCTTCATAGGTTAGAGCCAGCACTAACCTCCAGAAAGGTTATTGGCAGCGAATGAAACTGCCTGTTTCCAAAACATGATGGAATTTAACCACTCAGAAAAAGATCTAACATTCTGGGTTGTAGATGTGATTCTTTAGATGTGATCCTTGGAAAGCATGAAAAGTCTTTactgagaaaaaacaacaacagactggACACCATAGCCTGTTTGCAGCTTAATGAAGAAACAAATTTCTTGCCGTTCCTTTAGCAAGCCCCTCCCCCATCTTGCTGACTATCAAATGGTCCTCGACTCAGTTACCAGCTGTATAGGAATGAAGGCCACTCCTCTGGGATTTGCTCCTGTGATCATCAGTTGGAGCCGAGATGGACCAAAGttaaggtcaaggttccccttgacattgagtccagtcatttCCAACTCTAGGTCACAATCCTCATCTGCGTTTCCAATCCACAGATCGAGcatttatccgaagacagtttccgtggtcacgtggctagcatgactagtcatggaacaccgtgaccttcccaccgaggtggtccctatttatcaactcacatttttacatgctttcgaacggctcggttggcaggagctgggacaagcgaggggagctccctccgtcgcatggatccAATATTACAAcggcgggtcttctgaccttgcagcacagaggcttctgtggtttaacccacagtgccaccgcatcccttagatcagtggttcttaacctttgttactcagatgtttttgaactgcaactcccagaaaccccagccagcacagttggtggtgaaggcttctgggagttgcagtccaaaactcctgagtaacccaaggttaagaaccagtgccttagatgGACCAAAGGAGCTGACAAAGTTTTAAAAGCTTGGGGTGCAtcaaaaatattaattaatattagaAAATGATGTTGCATGCATATTCACTGATACTATATTATTTGCAGTTTTCCCTTGCTTTATGTTTatagagatccttgtccagccgGCCGAGGCAAAAACGCAGTACCGAaacgagcaaaatcagggagctggacgggggacagactgtgtttgtcttcagggtggaagggatggtcactctcgaattggccttctcagccacagtaggacgctgttccaagtcctgcatacacagcacgataccatagtctcttgagactgaaggatgcctgcaacAACTATGTTTATAGactaatttatttctgtttttatgttACATTACAGAAGAAGGCCATTTGCCAAAACACagtgagctttttaaaaacaagaataaagcCGAGCATGTCTTTTTTACATCCTGAAGCCCAGTCTCTCATCTGGAATTCGACCCATAGGTTGTGCAAGGGGGGGCACAAGGCTGGGGGTGGCCACAGCAGGAAAGGGGAAGCCACAAAACAGCCTGTGACCTCTTCAAGgccaacacattttatttattatgaggAGACTAAAGAGATGGGGAAACCCACAGGGAGAGACTCCTTTTCCCCCCAATTCAATCTTtgttacggtcattgaccagcgcTATTCAGCACACTTTTTCCTGTGCTCCACTTCCCTCTGATCCTTACTGCATGCTCCCTTTAGTCTCCAACCCCCTAAATCTGCAGAAAGATGAAATATTTGTTGGTGCTAGACAAGATACTTAGTGGATTACTtgcatttctgcccccccccccaatacctctTCCTTGTGTATTTTGGAGAAAGGAAATAGTTTATGTGTGCAGATGTTTGCGAAAGGCCTTCCATTCTGTAAAAAATGGGTATCTTTTAATCCCTCTACTATTGCTGCTCAGGAAAAACAGGACTGGCCTTTCCACTCTTTCCGACAGGAGCTAAAACTCACCAAGGAGTTGtctgttttatatacagtggtgccttgcatagcgacgataattcattccgcaaaaatcgctgcagaatgaaaacgtcgctatgcgatattaaaaagcccataggaatgcattgaaaccccttcaatgcgttcctatgggcttcaggctcacctttaagcgaagatcctccatacagcggccattttcgctgcccggtaagcgaggaatccgtcccagaataCAGCGGGCAggcatttttttaacctggaagctattttgaaaccgccgatcagctgggggaaaatcatcgctttgcaataatcggtaagtgaaacaggaaaccaatcatcacaaagcgaaaaaaccccattcagaccatcgcaaagcgatcgcaaaagcgatcgcaaaatcttcgttgctatgtgattttgtcgttaaatggggcacccattaagcgaggcaccactgtatatatattgtgtGTATATAGGATGTCTTGATGTGTCAAGACCCCTTTCTATCAAAGAGGAGAAAAATTTGTGAGTATTCATTATGTTTTTCACCCTGCTCcaagactgccgaagaattgatgcctttgaactgtggtgctggaggaggctcttgagaatcccctggactgcaaggagaacaaacctatcagttctaaaggaaatcaaccctgagtgctcactggaaggacagatcctgaagctgaggctccagtactttggccatctcatgagaagagaagactccctggaaaaggccctgatgttgggaaagtgtgatggcaagaggagaaggggacgaccgaggatgagatggctgaacagtgtctgcgaagcaaccaacatgaacctgacacaactccgggaggcagtagaagacaggagggcctggcgtgctctggtccatggggtcacgaagagtcggacacgactaaacgactgaacacacacacaccaagactCTACTGCCAGACTGACAGCTACAAATGAACAGGATGGCTTCCCCACCCTCTGATTACTCACCACTGAGTCCCTCGAGGGCGTTTTCGATGTCCGTGCCCATGCGGGATGCTATGGGGCAGAAGAGCAGAAGGAGGTGTTTCGAGGTCTCCCTGAACTCCTTCACTTTTAGAGAGACTCCTTTGCGGAACGGGTGCTTTGAGACATACTTTAAGAACTTCTCCTCGCAGCCACCTGTTTTCCCAGAAGTCCGGAACTGGACAAAGAAGTCtggaaggggggagagaagagaagagagaggggaaggagggCCACAATTCTCATCTCACACCTAAAGGAAAAAccaaaggccagcctgaatgcCACCCTCTTCCTGCCAGCGCCCCAGCTGACAGACAACTGTGGAGCCTCTCTTGTGGAAGAGACGCACACCAAGATGATCCTTGTGGTGAGGTGGATGCCTCTGAATGAAGAGGATGGTCCTAAGGCCTGAGCAATGTTGAGGCTAAGCTTTAAGTCccaccctgaaatctcaggataCAGAATGGTACAGAGGAGATGCAAATGCACAAAAGGAATGCTGatattttttcatatttccaTTCCTTCAGCAGGGATCCCAGGACATTTTGTAGGAAGGAAACATCACATTCTAATGAGGCTGGGACTTCCACAAGTAACATGCACAACATCTGAACAAGGAAACAAGTGAGGGTGTCCCTAAACTGACCCCCTGACCCCAGATCCTGGTTGGGCAAACCgtgataaattttattttattttggtttgcttgtttgtttgtttttttttatttattagatttatttattagatttatatcccagcCTTCTAGACAATGCCTACTCAGAGAAAGAAGGTGGCCCTTCGGTTTGAGCCAGAACATGGCTGGGGATGAGCCGAGAGCAGTAAcactgggatgggggggggggggagaagggcttCTGGCGATCATATGTGTGGTTGAGCTGATTCCAACTGATAGTAACCCTTTGCAGGAGTCTAAAGGTTTAAAGGTCTGAGGATGGGTTTCCCGTTCAACTTCTTCTGGGACCCTTGTGCAGcctccccaaggccacactggctggctgaTTTCCTGggacttatttttttatttcagcttttaatgttgtttcttCCAATACTCTAGGGACCTcaggtcctttttttaaaaagaaaggcaacatatattttaaataaataagtaaataaaatttgCCCCACTGCtcttaataatcatcatcataataactCTCCAGGCAGCTCTCAGGGAAGGCTGCATCGAAATCATACAGAGGGGAAAGAACAAACGGGGGAGGCAAAGATGATTGGCTTTTCATCGGTTCTTGGGGTCGCCCGCCTCCATCACGGGAGCCTCTGCAAGGGAGATCCAGTCGGACCCCCAAGGAAATGTCCTGGGCTGGGATCCAAGTCCTACACAGGAGGAGCAGAAGGTCCAGCTTGCCGGCATCCCATTTTGCCCTCCTCCAAGCTGGAGTCTTCCCAGTGGGCGGAGGAGGGCCGCCCTGGTTCTCTCTGGgcgccccttccctcccttctcacaGCCCCCCCCAACCGCCCTTTCTGTGCCCCCATggtctctgccccctccccctcttgGCTGGCTTCATCCTGCTGTCCCCAAGCAAGGTCTCTCTGATAGGaactggggaggaagagagggagggaaagaggacaAGAAAAGAGGACAGGAGAAGAGGAGGCCTGTTCAGAGCTGGAGCCGAAGGAAAGCCCAGCCATGCCTGGaacccagaaaaacaaataaataatgaaatgaaatgaaatgaaatgcaccTCATTCAGGAATTGAGGtacaaagggaagggaagagaaggaagagggcaGGCGGGGGagatggaggtgggggggcagTTGTGTGGAACTTTAGACCTGGGCAAGGAGATGCTGGGAACCTCCTTGGTGAAGGCCAGGAATAAAGCCCAGCCAGGCAGGGAACCCGGTCAACAGGATTGCAGGCGAACATGAGCCTTAGGTTGCATTCCCACCGACTGTCCAGGCTGCTCCCCAAGAAGAAAAACAGGCCCCTTCCTGCACAGTTTGCATGACCCGTCTCGAAAAGGAACAGGCAGAATTTGTGAAattcactttttttggggggggctgcaatcccccagccagcttggGGAGTGGGATATTGGTTTTTCCCAGCACCCTCCTCCTCTGTTTCCCAACCTCCCTTTCCTAGTTTGTTACCTCTTCCTCATCCTTAAGACATACTCACCTACATCAGATGTTATTCCTCTGGGCAATGAAGCCGAAActcttttagctgtttggggggTTCCAGAGTCTCCCTGTCTATTCCTGAGCGGCCCCTCTTGCTTCAGGCGGGACACCGGCTCTTCCCGATCAGGGCGCTGCAGCTTCAGTTTGTTGTTCTCCTCCAGGTTATGGGACACAACCTCCGTCAGTGAGTCTACCTGCTCCTTCAGCCTCTGGTTCTCAGCCGAGAGTCGGGTCACCTCGTCCTGATCGTGGTCTTGTTCCTCCACCTTTGGGAACTCAACTGGAAGAAGGGATTTCAGATCCACAGGATCCTGATCCGGCTGCTTCAGCTGATGATTCTCAGTCAGGAAATGGATCACCACCTCCCACAGCACACGTACCTGCCGCTTCAGCCTCTGGTTCTCAGCCAAGAGATGGGATGTCCCTTCCTCCTGATCAGGGCTCTTCTCCTTCAGCCTCTGGTTCTCATCCGAGAGACAGGACTTCCCTTCCTCCTGATCAGGGCTCTTCTCATTGAGGATCTGTTTCTCAGCCGAGAGACGGGACTTCCCTTCCTCCTGATCAGGGCTGTTCTCCTTGAGGCTATGGTTCTCAGCCAAGAGATGGGACCTCCCTTCCTCCTGATCAGGGCTCTTCTCCTTCAGCCTCTGGTTCTCAGCCGAGAGATaggacctccctccctcctgatcAGGGCTCTTCTCCTTGAGGCTCTGGTTCTCAGTCGAGAGACGGGACTTCCCTTCCTCCTGATCAGGGCTCTTCTCATTGAGGATCTGTTTCTCAGCCGAGAGACGGGACTTCCCTTCCTCCTGATCAGGGCTGTTCTCCTTGAGGCTATGGTTCTCAGCCGAGAGATGGGACCTCCCTTCCTCCTGATCAGGGCTCTTCTCCTTCAGCCTCTGGTTCTCAGCCGAGAGATaggacctccctccctcctgatcAGGGCTCTTCTCATTGAGGATCTGGTTCTCAGCCGAGAGACGGGACCTCCCTCCTTCCTGATCAGGGCTCTTCTCCTTGAGGATCTGGATCTCAGCCGAGAGATGGAACTTCCCTTCCTCCTGATCAGGGCTCTTCTCATTGAGGATCTGTTTCTCAGCCGAGAGACGGGACTTCCCTTCCTCCTGATCAGGGCTGTTCTCCTTGAGGCTATGGTTCTCAGCCAAGAGATGGGACCTCCCTTCCTCCTGATCAGGGCTCTTCTCCTTCAGCCTCTGGTTCTCAGCCGAGAGATaggacctccctccctcctgatcAGGGCTCTTCTCCTTGAGGCTCTGGTTCTCAGTCGAGAGACGGGACTTCCCTTCCTCCTGATCAGGGCTCTTCTCATTGAGGATCTGTTTCTCAGCCGAGAGACGGGACTTCCCTTCCTCCTGATCAGGGCTGTTCTCCTTGAGGCTATGGTTCTCAGCCAAGAGATgggacctccctccctcctgatcAGGGCTCTTCTCCTTGAGGCTCTGGTTCTCAGTCGAGAGACGGGACTTCCCTTCCTCCTGATCAGGGCTCTTCTCATTGAGGATCTGTTTCTCAGCCGAGAGACGGGACTTCCCTTCCTCCTGATCAGGGCTGTTCTCCTTGAGGCTATGGTTCTCAGCCAAGAGATGGGACCTCCCTTCCTCCTGATCAGGGCTCTTATCCTTCAGCCTCTGGTTCTCAGCCGAGAGATaggacctccctccctcctgatcAGGGCTCTTCTCATTGAGGATCTGGTTCTCAGCTGAGACACGGGACTTCCCTTCCTCCTGATCAGGGCTCTTCTCATTGAGGATCTGTTTCTCAGCCGAGAGACGGGACTTCCCTTCCTCCTGATCAGGGCTCTTCTCATTGAGGATCTGGTTCTCAGCCGAGAGACgggacctccctccctcctgatcAGGGCTCTTCTCCTTGAGGATCTGGATCTCAGCCGAGAGATGGAACTTCCCTTCCTCCTGATCAGGGCTCTTCTCATTGAGGATCTGTTTCTCAGCCGAGAGACGGGACTTCCCTTCCTCCTGATCAGGGCTCTTCTCATTGAGGATCTGGTTCTCAGCCGAGAGACgggacctccctccctcctgatcAGGGCTCTTCTCCTTGAGGATCTGGATCTCAGCCGAGAGATGGAACTTCCCTTCCTCCTGATCAGGGCTCTTCTCATTGAGGATCTGTTTCTCAGCCGAGAGACGGGACTTCCCTTCCTCCTGATCAGGGCTGTTCTCCTTGAGGCTATGGTTCTCAGCCAAGAGATGGGACTTCCCTTCCTCCTGATCAGGGCTCTTCTCCTTCAGCCTCTGGTTCTCAGCCGAGAGATGGTACCTCCCTTCCTCCTGATCAGGGCTCTTCTCTTTCAGCCTCTGGTTCTCAGTCGAGAGATGGGACTTCCCTTCCTCCTGATCAGGGCTCTTCTCCTTCAGCCTCTGGTTCTCAGCTGAGGGATGGTACCTCCCTTCCTCCTGATCAGGGCTCTTCTCCTTCAAGCTCTGGTTCTCCTCCTCCATCAGCACATGGACCTGAGGATGGAGCACCCTCTCCTCCTGCTTGTGTATCTGCTTTTTTTAGTGGAAAGAGAAATAggaatgcaaaatatttatttatatttatttatttattggacttatataccgccccatagcgctacaagcactctccgggcggtttacaatttaattatacaggctacacattgcccccccagcaagctgggtactcattttaccgacctcagaaggatggaaggctgagtcaaccttgagccggctacctgggatttgaaccccaggtcgtgagcacagttttagctgtgcTAAATATCCCAAACAAACCCCAAATCAGTGAAGTGGGAAGCAGGATTTTACTCTATGGAGGAAGAGGTATTGGGATATTGCTGAGCCATTGAGAGCAGGACTCTTGCAAATGAGTGCAAGCAggaggtcctctctctctctctctctctctctctctctctctctctctctctctctctctcacacacacacacacacacacacacacacacacacacacacacacacacacacacacacacacacacacacacacacacacacacacacatatgcctcTCCTCACCCACTTGGCCCAAGAGAGGACTTCTCCCAGGACCAAGCAGTGAGCGGAGCCCTGAAAGCCAGGGAGGAGAGGCCAGACCCGAAGTGCCAGCAGCTCCCAGGGACACCGCAGCTCCATTAGGTGCCAGGCCCCTCGAGCTGTTCCCAGCATCCCAAGAGCAGGAGGGCCCGGGGTTCAGCACCATCTCTGCTAGTCTACAGAGTCTGCTCAGATGAGTATTCCAAGCGGGGCTGCAACAGGCAGCATCAACCTGCCCGTGCAGATGACATCCCGTCGTCTCAGTGTGAAATGAaaagatcattttattttgcctggggTTCGCCTCCAaacatgactctctctctctctctctctctctctctctctctctctgtagcctAGACATAATTGTGGCCATGTTTTCTGGCCTTCCAGGACCTCCTTCCACAGCTGGTGTTTCTCAGATTTGTCAGTGTTGTAAGTTGGCTATTTTTAGTAGGGAGACAGGAGAGGAATGCAAGAAGTGAAATCAATGATGTAGGAGTGGGATTATTTCAGGGCTCAAGACCCCTTGGAGGCTACCTAGCAGGGCTCTCGAGAACTAGTTCGGACATGGGGGTTCCTTCTCCCAAGGCCATCGCTCCCCACCCAGACCCCTTGGGTTCAAGGCAAGGCCGTgagctgacctcagaaggatccGCCTTCCTCAGGAGGGATGATGGCTCCCCCTGTGCACCACAAAAAACATGAGGCCTTTTTTGACTTAGCCCTTGGTTGGGCTCCTTCTGCCCACTCAGCCCCTGGTTCTCCCACCCAGAGAGAAGAGCATCAGCAGCTCCAGAAAGGGAG
The Pogona vitticeps strain Pit_001003342236 chromosome 1, PviZW2.1, whole genome shotgun sequence genome window above contains:
- the LOC110090542 gene encoding uncharacterized protein LOC110090542 isoform X9, with amino-acid sequence MFRGPPNLLGLSLPPALRPGGADDARCCPAPVRSAVPFQGLRGADFRLCPEPPRPVPCLAHPSGEGDSARARRRWILTSNKGTQPGRSPPRGRRRPLEKGRWWWFRFLFPPRKKPEVWRRWCLESPDLERRQSPSGPLGGLPGAEGAAGREWATEEASREGAAGAGPRPATPRETPPTGEQDAPAGAPIPSEKDGVGSHPGPPEQIHKQEERVLHPQVHVLMEEENQSLKEKSPDQEEGRYHPSAENQRLKEKSPDQEEGKSHLSTENQRLKEKSPDQEEGRYHLSAENQRLKEKSPDQEEGKSHLLAENHSLKENSPDQEEGKSRLSAEKQILNEKSPDQEEGKFHLSAEIQILKEKSPDQEGGRSRLSAENQILNEKSPDQEEGKSRLSAEKQILNEKSPDQEEGKFHLSAEIQILKEKSPDQEGGRSRLSAENQILNEKSPDQEEGKSRLSAEKQILNEKSPDQEEGKSRVSAENQILNEKSPDQEGGRSYLSAENQRLKDKSPDQEEGRSHLLAENHSLKENSPDQEEGKSRLSAEKQILNEKSPDQEEGKSRLSTENQSLKEKSPDQEGGRSHLLAENHSLKENSPDQEEGKSRLSAEKQILNEKSPDQEEGKSRLSTENQSLKEKSPDQEGGRSYLSAENQRLKEKSPDQEEGRSRLSAENQILNEKSPDQEGGRSYLSAENQRLKEKSPDQEEGRSHLSAENHSLKENSPDQEEGKSRLSAEKQILNEKSPDQEEGKSRLSTENQSLKEKSPDQEGGRSYLSAENQRLKEKSPDQEEGRSHLLAENHSLKENSPDQEEGKSRLSAEKQILNEKSPDQEEGKSCLSDENQRLKEKSPDQEEGTSHLLAENQRLKRQVRVLWEVVIHFLTENHQLKQPDQDPVDLKSLLPVEFPKVEEQDHDQDEVTRLSAENQRLKEQVDSLTEVVSHNLEENNKLKLQRPDREEPVSRLKQEGPLRNRQGDSGTPQTAKRVSASLPRGITSDVDFFVQFRTSGKTGGCEEKFLKYVSKHPFRKGVSLKVKEFRETSKHLLLLFCPIASRMGTDIENALEGLSGKQKILLVVMHFIPKDNPGPFVDAQHRVPHPAVVRTVHTRFTLKDGFYPCKMNERAVADVAAALKALAEDQ
- the LOC110090542 gene encoding uncharacterized protein LOC110090542 isoform X7 produces the protein MFRGPPNLLGLSLPPALRPGGADDARCCPAPVRSAVPFQGLRGADFRLCPEPPRPVPCLAHPSGEGDSARARRRWILTSNKGTQPGRSPPRGRRRPLEKGRWWWFRFLFPPRKKPEVWRRWCLESPDLERRQSPSGPLGGLPGAEGAAGREWATEEASREGAAGAGPRPATPRETPPTGEQDAPAGAPIPSEKDGVGSHPGPPEQIHKQEERVLHPQVHVLMEEENQSLKEKSPDQEEGRYHPSAENQRLKEKSPDQEEGKSHLSTENQRLKEKSPDQEEGRYHLSAENQRLKEKSPDQEEGKSHLLAENHSLKENSPDQEEGKSRLSAEKQILNEKSPDQEEGKFHLSAEIQILKEKSPDQEGGRSRLSAENQILNEKSPDQEEGKSRLSAEKQILNEKSPDQEEGKFHLSAEIQILKEKSPDQEGGRSRLSAENQILNEKSPDQEEGKSRLSAEKQILNEKSPDQEEGKSHLLAENHSLKENSPDQEEGKSRLSAEKQILNEKSPDQEEGKSRLSTENQSLKEKSPDQEGGRSHLLAENHSLKENSPDQEEGKSRLSAEKQILNEKSPDQEEGKSRLSTENQSLKEKSPDQEGGRSYLSAENQRLKEKSPDQEEGRSHLLAENHSLKENSPDQEEGKSRLSAEKQILNEKSPDQEEGKFHLSAEIQILKEKSPDQEGGRSRLSAENQILNEKSPDQEGGRSYLSAENQRLKEKSPDQEEGRSHLSAENHSLKENSPDQEEGKSRLSAEKQILNEKSPDQEEGKSRLSTENQSLKEKSPDQEGGRSYLSAENQRLKEKSPDQEEGRSHLLAENHSLKENSPDQEEGKSRLSAEKQILNEKSPDQEEGKSCLSDENQRLKEKSPDQEEGTSHLLAENQRLKRQVRVLWEVVIHFLTENHQLKQPDQDPVDLKSLLPVEFPKVEEQDHDQDEVTRLSAENQRLKEQVDSLTEVVSHNLEENNKLKLQRPDREEPVSRLKQEGPLRNRQGDSGTPQTAKRVSASLPRGITSDVDFFVQFRTSGKTGGCEEKFLKYVSKHPFRKGVSLKVKEFRETSKHLLLLFCPIASRMGTDIENALEGLSGKQKILLVVMHFIPKDNPGPFVDAQHRVPHPAVVRTVHTRFTLKDGFYPCKMNERAVADVAAALKALAEDQ
- the LOC110090542 gene encoding uncharacterized protein LOC110090542 isoform X1, whose amino-acid sequence is MFRGPPNLLGLSLPPALRPGGADDARCCPAPVRSAVPFQGLRGADFRLCPEPPRPVPCLAHPSGEGDSARARRRWILTSNKGTQPGRSPPRGRRRPLEKGRWWWFRFLFPPRKKPEVWRRWCLESPDLERRQSPSGPLGGLPGAEGAAGREWATEEASREGAAGAGPRPATPRETPPTGEQDAPAGAPIPSEKDGVGSHPGPPEQIHKQEERVLHPQVHVLMEEENQSLKEKSPDQEEGRYHPSAENQRLKEKSPDQEEGKSHLSTENQRLKEKSPDQEEGRYHLSAENQRLKEKSPDQEEGKSHLLAENHSLKENSPDQEEGKSRLSAEKQILNEKSPDQEEGKFHLSAEIQILKEKSPDQEGGRSRLSAENQILNEKSPDQEEGKSRLSAEKQILNEKSPDQEEGKFHLSAEIQILKEKSPDQEGGRSRLSAENQILNEKSPDQEEGKSRLSAEKQILNEKSPDQEEGKSRVSAENQILNEKSPDQEGGRSYLSAENQRLKDKSPDQEEGRSHLLAENHSLKENSPDQEEGKSRLSAEKQILNEKSPDQEEGKSRLSTENQSLKEKSPDQEGGRSHLLAENHSLKENSPDQEEGKSRLSAEKQILNEKSPDQEEGKSRLSTENQSLKEKSPDQEGGRSYLSAENQRLKEKSPDQEEGRSHLLAENHSLKENSPDQEEGKSRLSAEKQILNEKSPDQEEGKFHLSAEIQILKEKSPDQEGGRSRLSAENQILNEKSPDQEGGRSYLSAENQRLKEKSPDQEEGRSHLSAENHSLKENSPDQEEGKSRLSAEKQILNEKSPDQEEGKSRLSTENQSLKEKSPDQEGGRSYLSAENQRLKEKSPDQEEGRSHLLAENHSLKENSPDQEEGKSRLSAEKQILNEKSPDQEEGKSCLSDENQRLKEKSPDQEEGTSHLLAENQRLKRQVRVLWEVVIHFLTENHQLKQPDQDPVDLKSLLPVEFPKVEEQDHDQDEVTRLSAENQRLKEQVDSLTEVVSHNLEENNKLKLQRPDREEPVSRLKQEGPLRNRQGDSGTPQTAKRVSASLPRGITSDVDFFVQFRTSGKTGGCEEKFLKYVSKHPFRKGVSLKVKEFRETSKHLLLLFCPIASRMGTDIENALEGLSGKQKILLVVMHFIPKDNPGPFVDAQHRVPHPAVVRTVHTRFTLKDGFYPCKMNERAVADVAAALKALAEDQ
- the LOC110090542 gene encoding uncharacterized protein LOC110090542 isoform X5, producing MFRGPPNLLGLSLPPALRPGGADDARCCPAPVRSAVPFQGLRGADFRLCPEPPRPVPCLAHPSGEGDSARARRRWILTSNKGTQPGRSPPRGRRRPLEKGRWWWFRFLFPPRKKPEVWRRWCLESPDLERRQSPSGPLGGLPGAEGAAGREWATEEASREGAAGAGPRPATPRETPPTGEQDAPAGAPIPSEKDGVGSHPGPPEQIHKQEERVLHPQVHVLMEEENQSLKEKSPDQEEGRYHPSAENQRLKEKSPDQEEGKSHLSTENQRLKEKSPDQEEGRYHLSAENQRLKEKSPDQEEGKSHLLAENHSLKENSPDQEEGKSRLSAEKQILNEKSPDQEEGKSRLSAENQILNEKSPDQEEGKSRLSAEKQILNEKSPDQEEGKFHLSAEIQILKEKSPDQEGGRSRLSAENQILNEKSPDQEEGKSRLSAEKQILNEKSPDQEEGKSRVSAENQILNEKSPDQEGGRSYLSAENQRLKDKSPDQEEGRSHLLAENHSLKENSPDQEEGKSRLSAEKQILNEKSPDQEEGKSRLSTENQSLKEKSPDQEGGRSHLLAENHSLKENSPDQEEGKSRLSAEKQILNEKSPDQEEGKSRLSTENQSLKEKSPDQEGGRSYLSAENQRLKEKSPDQEEGRSHLLAENHSLKENSPDQEEGKSRLSAEKQILNEKSPDQEEGKFHLSAEIQILKEKSPDQEGGRSRLSAENQILNEKSPDQEGGRSYLSAENQRLKEKSPDQEEGRSHLSAENHSLKENSPDQEEGKSRLSAEKQILNEKSPDQEEGKSRLSTENQSLKEKSPDQEGGRSYLSAENQRLKEKSPDQEEGRSHLLAENHSLKENSPDQEEGKSRLSAEKQILNEKSPDQEEGKSCLSDENQRLKEKSPDQEEGTSHLLAENQRLKRQVRVLWEVVIHFLTENHQLKQPDQDPVDLKSLLPVEFPKVEEQDHDQDEVTRLSAENQRLKEQVDSLTEVVSHNLEENNKLKLQRPDREEPVSRLKQEGPLRNRQGDSGTPQTAKRVSASLPRGITSDVDFFVQFRTSGKTGGCEEKFLKYVSKHPFRKGVSLKVKEFRETSKHLLLLFCPIASRMGTDIENALEGLSGKQKILLVVMHFIPKDNPGPFVDAQHRVPHPAVVRTVHTRFTLKDGFYPCKMNERAVADVAAALKALAEDQ